A window of Ruminiclostridium herbifermentans genomic DNA:
TCAACCAGCTTTTGCTGAAGTTCATTTTCAGGGTTTTCAATTGTGCGGTTATTGCCATTTTCAAGAAAATACTGATTCAGTTCACTAACAGTATCTGAGAACTCACCTGCTAAATAGCTTTCACGAAGCTTAAATCTCTGAATTTTGCCACTAGTGGTTTTTGGTATTTTCTTAACAGGAATTACAAGCACCTCATTAAATCCAAGCTGCTTATTTAGTGCACTCTTTATTTCTAAAGCTTTTGGCACAAAGTCCTTTACACCCTTTTTGAATATAACAAATGCACATACCTGCTCTGTTTTTTCAGAAGCATTATATACCCCACAAACTGCCACAGTTCCAAGTTCTATTCCATCTAAATTATAAATAATTCTTTCTATATCATGGGCATAAAAATTCTGTCCATTAATAAAAATAATATCCTTTGCCCTGCCTGTTATAATTAAGCGACCGTTTTTAATAAAACCCAAGTCTCCTGTATTCAGCCATCCATCTTCACTTATTAATTCATTTGTCGCCACTTCGTTATTGTAATAGCCCTTTGTAACATTCTTTCCCTTTATATGGACGTAACCTAAATGCTCTTCACCTAAAACTTCATTATTGCTATTTAGAATTGCTACTGAACAATCCTTTACGGGATATCCCAAATCCACAAATGTAGTTCCTTCATTGGCAGTTCCTTCATTTGTAGTTCTCTCATTACCTGAAGCATATTCTATAAGTTCACCCAAATTAAGTGAACTTCTTTTTACATTATGGGTTAGTATTTGTTCATTTATTGGTGGGAATGTTACTGCCAAGCTAGCTTCAGCTAAGCCGTAAACGCAGAATAAAACATTTTTTTTGAGTCCAAAGCTGCTCATTTTATCCAAGAATACACTGCAAAGATGTGCATCTATTGGCTCAGCACCGTTGAAAATTAGTTTAACGCATGATAAATCCCAATTTTTATGTTCTTTAGTTTCTATGTGATCTAAAAGATATTTATATCCGAAGTTTGGAGATGACAGAATTGTTGCATTGTATTCAGCTACCTTGTCCATCCATAAAGAAGGCCTTCTAATAAACAGAGCAGTTGGCATAATATACTGATCAATGCAAGCATATATAGGTGCAAGGTGGAAACCTATTAATCCCATGTCATGGGTAAGTGGCATCCAGCTAAATGAAGAATCCTCCTGTGTGCATTTAGTTCCCTCTGCAATAGCATTAATATTAGTAAGTAAATTTTCATGAGAAAGTATAACACCCTTAGGGGTACCTGTTGAACCAGAAGAAAACTGCAAAAAAGCAGTGTGTTCAAGGTCAGCATCGAATATTTCCCCATACGTTTCACTAAGTTCCTGATTATCAAGCAGGATTATACTCTTCTCTATAGCTTCTATATCCTTTGCAAATTCACTTATGTTCTGCATATGAGTTTTAAATCTGTTATAAGCATTAGCTGTTGAAATCATATGCGGTGAAAGCAATGACTGCCATACTTTGATAACCTTTAGCCTATGTTCGTCATTGCCTCCCTGTGTCAATGGTACTGGTATAATCCCACCTAAAACACAAGCCCAGAATATATAAATAAAATCCTCATCATCATCTAATTGTAATATCAGTTGGTCTCCCGCTTTTAATCCATTATTTTGAAGCATAGCAAGAAACTTCTGTGCTTTTTCAAAAAGTTCTTTGTAGGTTAGATGGCTTATATCCTGTTCTCCATTTATAAATGTTATTCCCTTTTGTGTGAGTGATGCTCTTTTAAGAATGTCTGCAAGGCTTCTCATATATTTCCTCCATCAAACAGCTAATTTGGACTTGTTGAACGTTAGTAAACATGCAAAAATACAACCTCGCTGTAATAACATTAATGATTACATGTACGGGTTTTAATCTTTGCATTTAAAAGGAATATCATAAGTACAACTTAAATAAGCAGCTTGGCTTTTAATCCACTTATTAGTTGTCTTTTACATTTTCCAAATATGTTTCTCATCGTTAAGTTAGTCCAAATTAAGTATTTTTTATGAAATTTTTATAGAAATGATTTAACTCCTGTAAAATCTATAAAAAGTCTTATATATTGTTAAATTGCTGTCCAACACTAATTAGAAATATAAAGACCTAATATATAATGCTTTTGCTAATTTTCAACTATTTATTAATTTACTGATATGTCTTGGCTTCTGTCAATTGTATTAGTCATTTGAGACTTTTGTTTCCAAAGATAATAGCAACCACTTACTATCATAACAATACTAAATAGGAATACCGGAATCATATAAATATCTCCGACATCACTTATAACACTCTCGATACCTAGCCTTCTAGAAACAAGCACTCCCAAGGTTGCAACAATATCAATCACATATACTGCAAGTAGTGAGTTTACTTGAATATAAACAAAAGTATACAATAGAGCGGCTACAAAACAGAAAGTCATAAGTGGAATATCCATGAATATTACACCGTATAAAAGTGAAGATATCAATACAGATGGTATTAATGGAATTGATTCTTTGAGTTCATTAAAGATTAATCCTCTAAATAAGAACTCTTCAAGAAGTGGTCCGATGATTACTGCCGTTAAAATACCGATAATTAAAGAACTGCTTTCATAGTTAAAGGATAGTAAATTATCAAATTGAGGAAAAGCTTTATCTATAAATGATATGTTTATTATAGAAGTATTAAAAATTAATGCACCTAATCCAATATAAATAGCTATTAAAGTATCCTTAAAGCTTATTTTTTTGAATCTTATATACTCTAAAATACTTTTATTTTTAATTGGTTTAGTTATTAATATATAAATTAAAATGGAAATTAAATATGTAGCCATTAAAGGTAAATGCGGATTTTCCCCGATTACTTCTCTAAATGATTCAATCTCCCAAAGGGAAGAATGATAAAATGTAAACTCCATTGATTTCATTACAGCAATATGTATCAGTATGTATAAGATTACTAAGCCAAAAGATTTTAAATACTTCATAACTATTATACCTCCAAAAATCACCTGATATTTTTATATCATATTATATTATGTAGTTGTATTCATACACTGGAATTTAATATGTTTTATTGGGTCCGAGTTATAAGTGTTATTTATAGCAATATCAGTTCAAAATTAACAATAGTGTGTTGCACTAAACAACTTTAAGTAATTGTTTTAATTACAATTATTTATTCTCAGTGTTTCAGACACTTTTTAATTCATCAAAAATAATGTAATAGAGTACCTAAGTACTAGATAAATATCTCAACTGTTTTAGACAATAATATTTAATCTCATTTTTTATATGGTATGGTTTTAACTTAACATGTTATTGATACCTATTTTATGATATTTGCAGGACAAACTGTAATCTTTAATAAACTCAGCATAAATATAAGCTTAAAGCAAAATTAGTGCTAGCTTTATGGTATTTTTCTGTGCAAACCTACCTAGATGGTACACTCACAAGATATTTGTTAATTTTAAATTGGTTCAATATAATAAATTGTACCGCCTACATTCAGCACTTTTGCTTCATTTTCATGTTAAAACCTACTTTTGTATGCTTACGGTAAAATCAACTATTCTTCTACCTCTAAGTTCTAACAAATATCTTAAGTTAATCATCTACTTATCAGTTGTACTGGCTTATATGTAACAAGCAGTAATAGTTTACCTGCAAACTAAATTAAAATAATTTAGCTAACAAAGATAACTTAATTAGTTAACGATTTAGAATCTTGTATGAAATTACTTCTTTGTTTATTGCTGTATAATAAAAATAGAGCAATACCTATAATAGCGGTACTTAAAATAAGTCCAAGCACTCTAAATCCTTCAAAAAAGTCTCCTGAAACATTTAAAATGAAGTATACACATATGTTATTTGTAGCCTGAGCGATATAAGGAGCCCAAAGGGTTTTGGTTGTGAAATATACGAGAATAACTACTATGTTTCCTAGTATTCCAAATATCGTTAAAGGTGGGTCGAAATTAAAGAATAAAGCACCATATATTATTGCATCTAATAGAATTGCAAATATTAATGGCATTGCTTTTGACAATTCATTAAAAATAAGACCTCTAAACAACATTTCTTTAAAGAATGTGCCTATTATAACAAATCCTGCGAAAACCAGCAGGTTACTGTCATAAATATATTCTATTAATTCGCTGAATTTAGAAATTTGCTTTATGAAGGTAAGACCTAAAAAATTAACTAGAAATATTCCCATTCCAATACCTGTTAAAGTACTTAAAGCAGCACTACGGATGTTTATGCGTTTAACCTGTGTAACCTCTAAAATACTCTGCTTTTTTACCAAATAAATTAATACTGCAAATATTGGAATTGCACATACATCATTTAAAACTACAAGCCCTAGTTGATTTTCGCTAACCCATTCACCAATTATAGCATTATTCTTCAACACATCATACCATAAATAAACTACGGATTTGAAAATCGCAAAGTAAGCAAGTATGTAAAGTAAATTCAAACCCAACATCTTACAGAATTTTTTCATATCTCCTCCACATATATTTTATTTTTACACAGAAACAACATATTTACCAAATAGCATTAACAAGTTAATTATACATACAAGCCCTATAATTGTCAATCAGTGTAATAATATATTTTTGAAATATATTGTATTTTTTCTATTTATTTACTTTTTGAAAATCATGTAACAATCCCTAAAAATCACTATTTTCAATAGCATTCAGGATTTTTGTCTCGATATATAACCAAAGCTATTCTAAGTTTAAATATTAATCACCTTCGATTATTGTTGTTTTTTGGCATCAATTGATTTGAATTTGCAATTTAGAATTGGATTATAAACACAATACATGACATAAACTTCTTACGCCTTAGAATAAAATATGTTAAAGTCAATTTATATTGTCTCAAGACAACTCCCTTAACTCATTTTTATAGCTGGCAGGATTTAATTTGTTCTCAAATAGTTATTGTAAAATTCTTAAAATTCTCAAAAATTTCCCAAATGGTTTCCAACAAATGTTTGGAGCGAACTACTTATCCCTTCGACAAAATCACTTTGTAATTACTCTGAATATTTTAATAACTACC
This region includes:
- a CDS encoding CPBP family intramembrane glutamic endopeptidase → MKYLKSFGLVILYILIHIAVMKSMEFTFYHSSLWEIESFREVIGENPHLPLMATYLISILIYILITKPIKNKSILEYIRFKKISFKDTLIAIYIGLGALIFNTSIINISFIDKAFPQFDNLLSFNYESSSLIIGILTAVIIGPLLEEFLFRGLIFNELKESIPLIPSVLISSLLYGVIFMDIPLMTFCFVAALLYTFVYIQVNSLLAVYVIDIVATLGVLVSRRLGIESVISDVGDIYMIPVFLFSIVMIVSGCYYLWKQKSQMTNTIDRSQDISVN
- a CDS encoding CPBP family intramembrane glutamic endopeptidase, giving the protein MKKFCKMLGLNLLYILAYFAIFKSVVYLWYDVLKNNAIIGEWVSENQLGLVVLNDVCAIPIFAVLIYLVKKQSILEVTQVKRINIRSAALSTLTGIGMGIFLVNFLGLTFIKQISKFSELIEYIYDSNLLVFAGFVIIGTFFKEMLFRGLIFNELSKAMPLIFAILLDAIIYGALFFNFDPPLTIFGILGNIVVILVYFTTKTLWAPYIAQATNNICVYFILNVSGDFFEGFRVLGLILSTAIIGIALFLLYSNKQRSNFIQDSKSLTN